The Desulfovibrio sp. genomic interval CTCGGCGGTGACGTCGACCAAGACCCCATCCTCTATTGCCTGTGCGCGGGTGTAACTGAATATGGTGGGCCAGGATTCGTCAGGCATGGTAGTTCCTTCTAGTTTTCGCTTTCTGGTTCTACAGGTACGCCTTCAAACAAAAGCACTTGAGCGACATGACAATCCTATTGATCTTCTTGTCAGAGAAGTCCTCGGCAAGGATTATGCGCAAATTTGACAATGCGATGGTGCTGGCATCCGGCAAAGACGTTTTTATCGCCATGATGACTCGGTTGATGGTTTTGATGGAGAAGTCCTCTGACAGAATTGTTCTGACGTCGGCGACTTGAACATTTTCAGCGTGCATAGAGTGCATATACATCCATCCTTTCTCATGTTGAAGATTATTGGGAGAGAAGTGGAGGATAGCCTGGGGTAGGCGGGTCGGTCACGGGCGGGGGAGAGATTGCGGGGATAGGGCGGGCCAGGGACCGGGTAAGGCTCTCACTTCCTCGTCCTGAAAAGCAAAGGGAGGGGTTTCCCCCTCCCGTCAATTACCCTTTTCGGTGGCTGCGAAGCGGGATGGCTCAGCGCTTGAGCCAGATCACCGCCTCATCGTTGCAACAGTATCCACTCCCGTCGCTGTAGACGAGAATTTTGAGTTTGTTGAGGCATCCAAGGTCTCGTGCGACGTTCGTAGCTGTATCGATCAAGTCGTCTACGTAGAGCTGATGCAACTCGCGGCTCCGAATTTCATCCACCCGGTAGGATTCTGCTCCCCAACCTCCAGCCGCCAACGCATCCCGGCACTGGATGAGTCCGTCTCCCCAAGGGTTCACGGGTTCCAACCAAATCGTCTCAGGTTCAAACTCCAAGGTGGTCTCCATCATCTCATGGATGTCCTTGTAGCTCGAAGCGATGCCGGGCAGCAGAGGGCAAAGCATCCCATAGCTCCGCAGCCCAAGCTTCTTCGCCTGTCGATACACGTCCAGCCGTTCAGATATCTTGGAGGCATTTGGCTCCAGGAGGGCCACCACCTCCTCCTTGGACGCGGGGGCGGTGACGCTCAATCCTAGCATTATCCGGTCCTTATGTTCCTCGAACAGATCAAGGTCCTTCGCGACCGCCGCATTCTTGGTCAAGATGCGAAGGCTCGCTTGGGAATGCTCAAGCACCGCCTGAGCGCAGGACCGGCCAAGGCCATGCACCTGGGCCTCCGGTGAATACGCGTCCGTAGTCGTCGCCAGCATCACGATATCACCTTGCTTGAGCCTGACGGCATCTTTGGCTGCACGCGCCGGAGTTGACGGGTCAACAACAGCAGCGCCGGATTGGAGCGCCTGGAACGATGTCATTCCCATGTCTTTGAACACTTTGTTGTAACGCAAGACAGCCGGTGTACTACAATATTTGCAACTATGCCCGCAAAGGAGCCCCACATTCATTCCGTGGGAAGCCAATTGCTTTTTCTGAAATTCATGGCTTTCCTTTATGGTAACTGTTCGCGTGACTTCGATTATATTGCTCATGTTATCTCCACCTTCAATTTTGACAGGAAATTTGAACATAAAATGATCGTTGCTCTCTTTGGAACTATCCACCCGAACTTCTATCGCAGGTGCGCCGGAAAATTTATCGACTGAATTTCTTGAGCCATGTAAAGGTCAAGTTTAGCCTCGTCGCGTTTTCCGACAAACCACCGATGCCAATACCACGTACGCTCTAGGGACAATGCAATGCTGGACTTCATGTGAGGAGAAAATGCTTTTGGATACAGTTTTTCAATGTCATCGAATATGCGATTGATGCGCCCGGCTAGATTAGTGTGGCTTGTCGCCGCATGCAGTTCACCCACAAGATCGTACTGGCCAATGACCATTTCAAAAAACTTATCCAGCTCAAGATTACTAAACACGTTCAAGGGGCTCAACGACGCCGAACTCTCCAAACGTAGACCCTTGCGCCGACGATCTATTTCCGACAGCATAAAACTCGCATGATTGTCATCAACAGCGATACTACGCAACACATCTTCAGGAGCCTCTAACAAAGAAGGAAAGATCTTAAACTCTTCACCAAACATGCAATACAAAGGGACATCGGCGTTCATTCTAACGGTATGCACAGGGTTAATTGAATCATATGTCATGACAACGCCACCCTTGCCGCTGAGATATTCGTTAAATAACTTTTCCAAAAACGTAATATAGAATCTGTCATTCTTTGTGTACACGCCAAGAAAATGCATCCTGAAACCAGCATCACAAAATGAACTTTGAATATGCTTATTCAGGACATAATAACTTATCCCCGTAAACGGAGCGAACTGAATCCTTGCCGCCTCTTTAATGCCAACCAGACCGCCTACAGCATGATTACGGACCAGGCCACCTAGCCCATGGTTGGCATACAAATGCTTCCAAATGACAAACTGTTCTCGCATCTTGAAGTGCCAAACGAAAAAATATTTATCTTTCAAAGACTCACAGTTAGATATGACAAACTTCGACGAACATATTGATGAATTATTCGCCGCGAAAACGCTTTCTATCGTATTGAACTTTTCATGCTTAATGCTGAAGGGTATGTCTAGAGAAAATATATAATCAAACCTATCTCTTTCGCTCTCAAGGTATGATGAATAGCAATCAATCATCACCGGAAGATCTTTAGGCTCTTTGTCCCCGACTATGAAAGAATACCCTCCTGAATCAATTGCAATTTTTCCACCGACTGGCATCATATTCAATTCTTTGAATGTTTCGATATGATGGGCAGTGTTCGCTGTTGTGTGCAAACCAAAGTCCTTCTGCCTAAAACCTCCGATAAGCGATATCAGGGCCAATCCCGTTTGCTGAGTTATCGCCCTGTCGACGGCGTCGTTAGTGCCGCCTCCTGCCACATAAACGTATCGCACATGCTCTCCTTTAGCCGGGGAAGGGGGAGGCTCCCCCCTCCCCCTGTTGCTAGCGAATACTGCCCTCGTACAGGCATTCGTAAGTTGTGAGGTGGTCGATCAGACTCGCTCGCGACGAGGTCTTGAGCCAGAGCCCGTGTTCATTTCGAAACAAGCTCATCCGGAGGTCCAGTTGCCCAGCCAAGGCCAAAAAGTGCTGGCTGACGCACGCCAAGTCCGGCTTCTTATCCTCCAGGGCCGGGGTAGAGGCTTCATGGAGGGTGAACGGCGATTTTCCTTGCACCTGGACTTGCTCCAATTGACCTGCGCAGCACAGCAGCGTGACGTAACGGGACTTGCCAATGTAAGCCTTGAGGTCGGCGAGGTCGGCGGACCTGACCCCTCCCTTGGCCTGGCCCTGCAACTTGACCTCTTCCCCAATCCGGTGCTCGTCGGCGGGCACCGCCAAGGTAAAAGGCGGAGAGGGAGGAACCGCCTTCAACAGCCGCGCCTGCGTGTGGGCGTTGGCAAACACAAGCTCGTCACCCTGGTCAAAGATACTGACCTGCGCACCTCCCGCCACGGCAAGGAGCCTCCGAAGGTCCTCCTCTATGGCCTGGAACGCGAAGCTGACCCCCTGCCCCTGGCCAGTCTCCGAAACAGAGGGGCCTTTCTCCCCACCGACCGGCGAGAGGATTTTGCCCAGATCAATGTCCACCAAGAAACCATGGTGACCTATCGGTTGGCTCAGCCGCGAGTTCTGGACGTAAATCGGACGCGGGCAATGGAGCTTGACCACCTCGATGGCTAGGCGAACGAAGGCCTTGGCGCGTGCCGGTTGAAGGGTTATGAGTTGAGATCTCGCAGGCGCTGGGGCCTCCAACTCTGCCAAAACAGACGCGAGTTCGTTCATAGTTTTCTCCTTGTCAGGCGGAGCCCACACCGGGCCCCGCCTACATGTTCATCGTTAAGGGAGCCGCAGGCCAATACAGTTCCAGACCCTGCCGGAGTGGACACGGCCTTGAGTCT includes:
- a CDS encoding DNA photolyase, which gives rise to MSNIIEVTRTVTIKESHEFQKKQLASHGMNVGLLCGHSCKYCSTPAVLRYNKVFKDMGMTSFQALQSGAAVVDPSTPARAAKDAVRLKQGDIVMLATTTDAYSPEAQVHGLGRSCAQAVLEHSQASLRILTKNAAVAKDLDLFEEHKDRIMLGLSVTAPASKEEVVALLEPNASKISERLDVYRQAKKLGLRSYGMLCPLLPGIASSYKDIHEMMETTLEFEPETIWLEPVNPWGDGLIQCRDALAAGGWGAESYRVDEIRSRELHQLYVDDLIDTATNVARDLGCLNKLKILVYSDGSGYCCNDEAVIWLKR